In Eubalaena glacialis isolate mEubGla1 chromosome 3, mEubGla1.1.hap2.+ XY, whole genome shotgun sequence, the following are encoded in one genomic region:
- the IVNS1ABP gene encoding influenza virus NS1A-binding protein: protein MIPNGYLMFEDENFIESSVAKLNALRKSGQFCDVRLQVCGHEMLAHRAVLACCSPYLFEIFNNDSDPHRVSHVKFDDLNPEAVEVLLNYAYTAQLKADKELVKDVYSAAKKLKMDRVKQVCGDYLLSRMDVTSCISYRNFASCMGDSRLLNKVDAYIQEHLLQISEEEEFLKLPRLKLEVMLEDNVCLPSNGKLYTKVINWVQRSIWENGDSLEELMEEVQTLYYSADHKLLDGNLLDGQAEVFGSDDDHIQFVQKKPPRENGHKQISSSSIGCLPSPNATIQSPKHEWKIVASEKTSNNTYLCLAVLDGIFCVIFLHGRNSPQSSPTSTPKLIKSLSFEMQPDELIEKPMSPMQYARSGLGTAEMNGKLIAAGGYNREECLRTVECYDPHTDHWSFLAPMRTPRARFQMAVLMGQLYVVGGSNGHSDDLRCGEVYDPNIDDWTPIPELRTNRCNAGVCALNGKLYIVGGSDPYGQKGLKNCDVFDPITKSWTSCAPLNIRRHQSAVCELGGYLYIIGGAESWNCLNTVERYNPENNTWTLIASMNVARRGAGVAVLGGKLFVGGGFDGSHAISCVEMYDPTRNEWKMMGNMTSPRSNAGITTVGNTIYAVGGFDGNEFLNTVEVYNLESNEWSPYTKIFQF from the exons ATGATTCCCAATGGATATTTAATGTTTGAAGACGAAAATTTCATTGAGTCTTCTGTTGCCAAATTAAATGCCCTGAGGAAAAGTGGCCAGTTCTGTGATGTTCGACTTCAG GTCTGTGGCCATGAGATGTTAGCACACAGAGCAGTCCTGGCTTGCTGCAGTCCCTATTTATTTGAAATCTTTAATAATGATAGTGATCCTCACCGAGTTTCTCATGTTAAGTTTGATGATCTCAATCCGGAAGCTGTTGAAGTCTTGTTGAATTATGCCTACACTGCTCA GTTGAAAGCCGATAAGGAATTAGTCAAAGACGTTTATTCTGCAGCAAAAAAGCTGAAGATGGACCGAGTAAAGCAG GTTTGTGGTGATTATTTACTATCTAGAATGGATGTTACCAGCTGCATCTCTTACCGAAATTTTGCAAGTTGTATGGGAGACTCCCGTTTGTTGAATAAGGTTGATGCTTATATTCAGGAGCATTTGTTACAAATTTCAGAAGAGGAAGAGTTTCTTAAACTTCCACGGCTAAAG TTGGAGGTAATGCTTGAAGATAATGTTTGCTTGCCCAGCAATGGCAAATTGTACACAAAGGTAATCAACTGGGTGCAGCGTAGCATCTGGGAGAATGGAGACAGTCTGGAAGAGCTGATGGAAGAG GTTCAAACCTTGTACTACTCAGCTGATCACAAGCTGCTTGATGGGAACCTACTAGATGGACAGGCTGAGGTGTTTGGCAGTGATGATGACCACATTCAGTTTGTGCAG AAAAAGCCACCACGTGAGAATGGCCATAAGCAGATAAGTAGCAGTTCCATTGGATGTCTCCCTTCTCCAAATGCTACAATACAAAGCCCTAAGCATGAGTGGAAAATCGTTGCTTCGGAAAAGACTTCAA ATAACACTTACTTGTGCCTGGCTGTGCTGGATGGTATTTTCTGTGTCATTTTCCTTCATGGGCGAAACAGCCCACAGAGCTCACCAACAAGTACTCCAAAACTCATTAAAAGTTTAAGCTTTGAGATGCAACCAGATGAGTTAATAGAAAAGCCCATGTCTCCTATGCAGTACGCACGATCTGGTCTGGGGACAGCAGAGATGAATGGCAAACTCATAGCTGCAG GTGGCTATAACAGAGAGGAGTGTCTTCGAACAGTTGAATGCTATGATCCACATACAGATCATTGGTCCTTTCTTGCTCCCATGAGGACACCAAGAGCCCGATTTCAAATGGCCGTACTCATG GGCCAGCTCTATGTGGTCGGTGGATCAAATGGCCACTCAGATGACCTGAGATGTGGAGAGGTGTATGATCCAAACATAGATGACTGGACTCCTATTCCAGAATTGAGAACTAACCGTTGTAATGCAG GAGTGTGTGCTCTGAACGGGAAATTATACATCGTTGGTGGCTCAGATCCATATGGTCAAAAAGGACTGAAAAATTGTGATGTATTTGATCCTATAACAAAGTCATGGACAAGCTGTGCTCCTCTTAACATTc GTAGACACCAGTCTGCAGTCTGTGAGCTTGGTGGTTATTTGTACATAATTGGAGGCGCAGAGTCTTGGAATTGTCTGAACACAGTAGAACGTTATAATCCTGAAAATAACACCTGGACTTTAATTGCATCCATGAATGTGGCTAGGCGAGGAGCTGGAGTGGCTGTTCTCGGCG gAAAACTGTTTGTAGGTGGTGGCTTTGATGGTTCTCATGCCATCAGTTGTGTGGAGATGTATGATCCAACTAGAAATGAATGGAAGATGATGGGAAACATGACTTCACCAAGGAGCAATGCTGGGATTACAACTGTAGGGAACACCATTTATGCAGTGGGAGGATTTGACGGCAATGAATTTCTGAATACGGTGGAAGTCTATAACCTTGAGTCAAATGAGTGGAGCCCCTATACCAAGATTTTCcagttttaa